The Eubacterium ventriosum genome includes the window ATTCTGAATATTTATTAACTGCTCTTCGTAGTTGCGGTTGAAAATCAATACATCATCCCTGTACCTCTTTCCTTTTCTCGCTTCCTCCCAAGCCTTATGTAAATTCTCAAAATCATAAATCTTTTCGTATATATTCTTTATGCTTTGCATTGCATACCTCTTGTAAATTTGTGCCGTACAAACCTAATCAGTTTTTAACCCTTTCGGACGTGACAAATATATTTCTTTTCGGCTTACGCTTACTAACTGTCTTTACAGCAATTCAATCTTTTTCCTGTCTACAGGAACGGAAAATAACCCCTTTAACCCTGTTTGTACTGTCCTTGCGGTCGTAACCGTAAGGCTTCTTGACATAGGGGCAGAGCGGAGCGGAAACCAATGTTGTCGTTCGAGTTGGAACGAGGGTTATTCAAGTTGAGAGCGGACGGACCCGAATTAGAAGTATTGTTGAACGCCGACCCACGGATAGGCAACCACCGTAACTTTGTGATTATTTCCCTATGTATTTTTATTTCTGTCTTTCCCTGCTGTTGACCCATTCCGAATAACCGCCTATCATTCGACCGATTTCGTCTACCTTTCGCATCCATACTTCCCAAGTGTGGAAATTCAAACAAGGCTTTTGGTTTGGGTATAGGTTCGGGTCTTTTGCAAGTCTTAGCAGATTTCTTAATACATCAACTTCAATATCCAAATCCTGCAATGTGGTTTTCTTGTGGTACTTCTTTTCAAGTCGCACCGCCATTTCCAACATTGTATACATTGTCTTTCTTATATCGCCTGCAAGTACATACCTCTCCGTTTTCGGAAAGTCCTTTAATTGAGGGTTGCCGTACAATATCATTTCATAAATCTTTTCCTTGATATGAAAAATATCATTGCCGTTATGTTTCTTTTCTTCCTGTTGTATCTCTTCCACTTTTGCAACCGCCTAACTGTAATGTATTTGCTATAAAGGGCGTGCTATCGCACGCCCTATCAGTTTTTCAGTGTTCAGTTTACAGTTACTCAACAAAAGCGGAGCGGAAACCAATGCTGACGAGCGAGCGGGAACGAAGGCCATTCAAGTCGAGAGCGGACGGACCCGAAACAGAAGTACTGTTGAACGCCGACCCACGGCAAGGCAACCTTTCGCCGTGGCATCTCATCCAAATCTGGTCGTTGCCATATCCCGTTACACCGCTGTCCGGGTATAATCCAAGTGCTATAAGCAACTTCGGAATAGTTACCCCGGAAGCTGCCCCAAGGCTCTTAAATGCAATATTTCTGTAAGTATCTCCACTTGTAGGGAACTCAACCTTTGTATTTACTCTGATTCCTGCGGATGCACTTGCCTGGTCTAACTTTAATGTGCCTGCTGTTCCCGGCTCTACTAAAGTTCCGTCCGGCTTAATCGCTTTCCAAAGTGTGCTTTCCGCCGACATATCGCAATCAAGTTTCATAGAGTTACCATAAGGGATAATCTGAATTTCTCCGTCCATAAGGCGTAATCCACCGGTCCACTCCCAAAGGTTGCCGTTAATGTCCGCAATGCCCGACATATCGTGATTGTGATACCATGTAGGCTGTCCGCTTCCTGTAAGCGTTCTCTGTGATTCTCCCTGTGGCATTGTTCCCCTCTCGTAAGGGTGGTAATAATCCTTGCCGTAGTTTGTGTTTCCGTGTGGTACAGTACCCATTTTCTGTGATAACAGGTTAAGGTACGCAAATACACCTGTCTGATTTAAGTGCCAACCTGCACCTTTCTTTTTGCAAGCTGCTACAGACTGGTCAAAGTTGATATAGTTTCTAGGCAGGTATCCGCCTAAAGAATATGCACGGTCATTTTCTACAATATTGAGGAACTTAGACACATAAATTACGCTCTTTTCCTCTCCGTCCATAATCCAAAACGGTAATGTTTCATCTGTTCCGCCTGTGATTACATCACTATACTTTGCCTTTGGCACTGCTACCATGATGCTAGGCATCCCGGTATCATCAAAAATTACCTTGTTGTTTGCACCAAACTGTGCTACTGCACCCTGTAAATCGTCAAAGTTTGCCATTGTATTTTATCCTCCTTAAAATTAAATTAACGCCCATAATACAAGCGTACATTTCTTCATATCAAACGGTACAGGTTCACGCTTCGTAATCGTTTTTCCGTCCTCGTCCTTTTCTCCTGTATCCACAATCTCATATCCCCTTGCCGGGATAATGACCTGTGCCACATACTCCCTTGCTTCGGTATTTACGCCAACGGTTAAGCCGTCCTGTGTGTCCTTGCAAATATCAAGCGTTACCTCTTCGTCACGCTCTCGGTTCTTGATGTTTACCATTAAATCATCATCCCCGAAAATA containing:
- the avd gene encoding diversity-generating retroelement protein Avd, whose protein sequence is MEEIQQEEKKHNGNDIFHIKEKIYEMILYGNPQLKDFPKTERYVLAGDIRKTMYTMLEMAVRLEKKYHKKTTLQDLDIEVDVLRNLLRLAKDPNLYPNQKPCLNFHTWEVWMRKVDEIGRMIGGYSEWVNSRERQK